From the Musa acuminata AAA Group cultivar baxijiao chromosome BXJ3-7, Cavendish_Baxijiao_AAA, whole genome shotgun sequence genome, one window contains:
- the LOC103975077 gene encoding CDK5RAP1-like protein: MASPLSPLAAFWKSQPHHHTATLRINLRRLPPCPLAAMSGPCLRSSVSSPPPPLPPPSPLLPPCFFQCRTAVSIFALVSNSSPYLSSRRGFVRHAATAAAATADVQQDPASTSQIISRGQRIYHETYGCQMNVNDMEIVLSIMKNAGYEEVVKEPENAEIIFINTCAIRDNAEQKVWQRLNYFWFLKREWKSNVAVGRSQSTHPPKIAVLGCMAERLKEKILDADKMVDVVCGPDAYRDLPRLLDEVDYGHKGINTLLSLEETYADVSPVRISTNSVTAFVSIMRGCNNMCSFCIVPFTRGRERSRPVSSIVREVGELWKEGVKEVMFLGQNVNSYNDVSELSDLEPGANWRLSEGFSSMCKVKNMGLRFSDLLDRLSTEFPEMRFRFTSPHPKDFPDDLLFLMKDKYNICKNIHLPAQTGSSTVLERMRRGYTREAYLDLVQKIRGIIPDVGLSSDFICGFCGETEEEHADTLSLVKSVGYDMAYMFAYSMRERTHAHKNYMDDVPDNVKQRRLTELIDTFRESTVQRYESQVGTVQLVLVEGPNKRAPESELVGRSDRGHKVSFLNVPLPHSFETDGKRNPEIGDYVEVGILRSTKASLFGEALARTSLSRFYQKNSDSRT; this comes from the exons ATGGcgtctcctctttctcctctcgcCGCTTTCTGGAAGAGCCAACCTCACCACCACACTGCTACCCTCCGCATCAACCTCCGCCGCTTGCCTCCCTGCCCACTCGCAGCTATGTCCGGACCTTGCCTCCGCTCCTCCGTCTCCTCCCCTCcgccccctcttcctcctccttctccccttCTTCCCCCATGCTTCTTCCAGTGCCGCACGGCTGTTTCCATCTTTGCCCTCGTCTCCAATTCCAGCCCTTACCTGAGCTCTCGCCGCGGCTTCGTTCGCCACGCAGCGACCGCTGCTGCCGCCACCGCTGATGTCCAACAAGA TCCAGCATCAACTTCTCAAATTATCAGTAGGGGGCAGCGCATTTACCATGAAACATACGGATGCCAAATGAATGTAAATGACATGGAGATTGTGCTATCTATCATGAAAAATGCTGGGTATGAGGAAGTCGTGAAGGAACCTGAGAATGCAGAGATTATATTCATCAACACCTGTGCTATCCGAGACAATGCGGAGCAAAAGGTTTGGCAGAGACTCAACTACTTCTGGTTTCTAAAAAGGGAATGGAAGAGCAATGTTGCTGTGGGAAGGTCACAATCTACACACCCTCCAAAAATAGCTGTTCTAGGATGTATGGCTGAGAGGTTGAAAGAGAAAATACTTGATGCAGATAAGATGGTAGATGTAGTCTGTGGACCAGATGCTTATAGAGATCTACCACGTTTGCTGGATGAGGTTGACTATGGGCACAAAGGAATTAATACCCTGCtttctcttgaagaaacttatgcTGATGTTAGTCCAGTTAGGATCTCGACCAATTCAGTTACTGCATTTGTCTCGATAATGAGGGGTTGCAACAATATGTGTTCATTTTGCATTGTTCCATTCACTAGAGGTAGAGAGAGGTCTCGTCCAGTCTCATCAATTGTCAGAGAAGTAGGTGAGCTCTGGAAGGAGGGTGTGAAGGAAGTAATGTTCCTTGGTCAGAATGTGAACAGTTACAATGATGTTTCTGAGCTCAGTGATCTGGAACCAGGAGCAAATTGGAGACTCAGTGAAGGATTCTCCAGCATGTGCAAAGTGAAGAATATGGGCTTGCGCTTTTCTGATCTCTTAGATCGACTCTCTACTGAATTTCCAGAGATGCGGTTTCGATTCACTTCCCCTCATCCCAAGGATTTTCCAGATGATTTGTTATTTCTCATGAAGGATAAATATAATATTTGCAAAAACATTCATCTGCCTGCTCAAACAGGGAGCTCAACAGTTCTCGAGAGAATGCGCCGAGGTTACACCAGGGAGGCATACTTGGACCTTGTACAGAAAATAAGAGGCATCATTCCAGATGTTGGACTAAGTAGTGACTTCATTTGTG GCTTTTGTGGAGAAACAGAAGAAGAACATGCTGACACCCTAAGCCTTGTGAAGTCTGTTGGATATGATATGGCATACATGTTTGCTTATAGCATGAGAGAAAGAACTCATGCCCACAAGAACTACATGGATGATGTTCCTGATAATGTCAAACAGAGGAGGCTGACTGAACTTATTGACACCTTCCGTGAAAGCACAGTGCAGAGGTATGAATCTCAAGTAGGAACTGTCCAGCTTGTTTTAGTCGAGGGACCCAATAAGAGAGCACCTGAATCAGAACTGGTTGGAAGGAGTGATAGAGGCCACAAGGTCTCCTTTCTTAATGTCCCTCTGCCacactcatttgaaacagatgggaAGCGAAATCCAGAGATTGGAGATTATGTTGAAGTTGGCATATTGAGATCAACAAAGGCATCCTTATTTGGGGAGGCACTTGCGCGAACGAGCCTGAGCAGGTTTTACCAAAAGAATTCGGACTCTAGAACATGA